The Paenibacillus sp. FSL W8-0426 region AACTCAGCGGTCAAACGGTCATCCGTCAACAAACGGATCGCGTTGTCGGCCATGGAAGCCGTATCGCCGATCGGCGACAGGAAGCCCGTTTTGCCGTGAAGCACAAGCTCCGGAATGCCTCCTGCTTGCGATCCGATGGTCGGCACGCCGCAGGCCATGGCTTCGAGGGCCACGAGTCCGAAGCTTTCCTTTTCGGAAGGGAGCAGCAGCACGTCAGCCATGGAGATCACTTGAGCGATATCGTCCTGTTTTCCCAGAAACTGAACTTTGTCGCCCAGTCCCATATCGTTGATTTTCCATTGGATTTTCGGCAAGTCCGGTCCTTCTCCGACAAACAGCAGCTTCGCCGGAACCTGCTCCTGCACCTGACGGAACACTTCAACGACGTCCTGCGTCCGCTTTACCGGACGGAAATTGGAAATATGCATCAGTATTTTTTCATGCGGAGCGGCGAATTCCCTGCGCAAACTGGCGGCGTCACGCGGGTAATACACCCTTTTATCGATAAAATTGTACGTCAGGTCGATGGGCCGCTGAATATCCAGCAAGTCCACGGTTTCCCGGATCAGATCGCGGGAAACGGCGGTTACGGCATCACTTTCGTTTATGGCCAGACGGATGAGGTCCTTCAACGATTCGTCCTGAGCCAGGACGGTGATATCCGTCCCATGCAGCGTCGTTACGACTTTAAGATCGTCGCCGACCATTTGCTTGGCCAAAAAGGCACAAACGGCATGCGGTACGGCATAGTGCACGTGCAACAGATCGAGTTGTTGAGATTTGGCTACCTGCGCCATTTTGGTCGCAAGAGACAGGTCGTAAGGCGGGTATCGAAATACATAGTAATCGTTGACCTCCACCTCATGGTAAAAAATATTTCTTTGAAATGTGCCCAATCTAAACGGGATGCTGTTCGCTATGAAATGAACCTCATGCCCCTGTTCGGCAAGCAATTTGCCGAGCTCCGTTGCGACAACGCCAGACCCTCCGAGGGACGGATAACAGGTAATCCCGATTTTCAGCTTTTGATCCATCCGGTTGGACGCCCCCTTGTTCTCCTGCTGATCTGCAGGTTGATAATGATGCAACGGAAAATAAAATATATGCATTCACAACAGGCTATCTTGCCTGATTGACAACGATGATTTTAAACGGAATCGCCGAACCTTTGAACGACGTAAGGCGTCAGCGTTGCGAAACCTTCGGCATATGCGATCTGGCTCCGCTGCCCCAGTAAGGAATCTCTGGCCTTTACCCGTTCCACGTAACCCGCATTCAGCGGCGTAGCTACAGAACCCGCCTCCATCTCGAACTGGGAGCGGTAACTTCGCAGCGAATTCTCCTTTTGCGCGTAGTATTCCGTAATGTCCATGATCAAATCCGTAGGCCCAATGTCGTTGATAAAATAAAAATACTGCTCCTTCACCTGCACGGCAGGCATGTCCGGCATGTAATTTCTCAGTTTGGCGTTAAATACGGCTTCTTGCACCAGTTTGCTGCACATGACATGGTCGGGATGACGATCCTCCCAATAAGGCGCAAACACGATGCGAGGAGCTTGGCGGCGAATTTCGGCGGTCACGGCCTGCACGTTATCCGGCGTAATATATAACCCCCGGTCTGGCAAAGCCAGATTGGTTCGACACGAAAGACCGAGGATGCGGGAGGCTTCCTCCGCTTCCTCGGCCCTGCGCTCTACCGTGCCGTTGGACGACATTTCCGCGCGCGTCAAGTCGCATATCCCGACCTTCAATCCCAACGCGGTATGTTTGGCAATCGTTCCGGCCATGCCGATCTCGGCGTCGTCCGCATGCGCCCCGAAAACAAGGATATCGAGGCTCATTGGGAATCCCCTGCATTTACTCCCGCTTCGGGCTTGTATTTATGTACGAGTTCCCTCCAAGCGAAATCGCCGCGATCCAGCGCCTTCACCAATATTTCGGCCGTCGCGATGTTGGTTGCCAGCGGAATGCCTTGTACGTCGCACAAACGAAGCAGTGCGTTAATGTCAGGCTCATGCGGCTGGGCCATCAACGGATCACGCAAAAATATGATCAAATCCATCTCGTTTTGGGCAACAAGCGCGCCGATCTGCTGGTCTCCGCCAAGCGGGCCGGATTCGAAGCGATGAATTTGCAGCGACGTGCCTTCCATGATGCGAAGCCCCGTCGTGCCCGTCGAGTACAATTGGTGACCATCGAATACGGATTCGTAGGCGGTCACGAAATTCACCATTTCCTCTTTCTTGCGATCATGGGCGATAAATGCGATTTTTAACATGATGACGGTCTCCTTTTAGTCGATAAAATGGTCAAATCCATAAATAAGCCCCGTATACTGCATCACTTTCTGTATGCCGATCTTGACGCCTGGCATATAGC contains the following coding sequences:
- the bshA gene encoding N-acetyl-alpha-D-glucosaminyl L-malate synthase BshA, whose product is MDQKLKIGITCYPSLGGSGVVATELGKLLAEQGHEVHFIANSIPFRLGTFQRNIFYHEVEVNDYYVFRYPPYDLSLATKMAQVAKSQQLDLLHVHYAVPHAVCAFLAKQMVGDDLKVVTTLHGTDITVLAQDESLKDLIRLAINESDAVTAVSRDLIRETVDLLDIQRPIDLTYNFIDKRVYYPRDAASLRREFAAPHEKILMHISNFRPVKRTQDVVEVFRQVQEQVPAKLLFVGEGPDLPKIQWKINDMGLGDKVQFLGKQDDIAQVISMADVLLLPSEKESFGLVALEAMACGVPTIGSQAGGIPELVLHGKTGFLSPIGDTASMADNAIRLLTDDRLTAEFREACLKRAHHDFCNDAIRHEYEQIYYRVLGREVPDLKPVCG
- the mgsA gene encoding methylglyoxal synthase; amino-acid sequence: MLKIAFIAHDRKKEEMVNFVTAYESVFDGHQLYSTGTTGLRIMEGTSLQIHRFESGPLGGDQQIGALVAQNEMDLIIFLRDPLMAQPHEPDINALLRLCDVQGIPLATNIATAEILVKALDRGDFAWRELVHKYKPEAGVNAGDSQ
- the bshB1 gene encoding bacillithiol biosynthesis deacetylase BshB1 — protein: MSLDILVFGAHADDAEIGMAGTIAKHTALGLKVGICDLTRAEMSSNGTVERRAEEAEEASRILGLSCRTNLALPDRGLYITPDNVQAVTAEIRRQAPRIVFAPYWEDRHPDHVMCSKLVQEAVFNAKLRNYMPDMPAVQVKEQYFYFINDIGPTDLIMDITEYYAQKENSLRSYRSQFEMEAGSVATPLNAGYVERVKARDSLLGQRSQIAYAEGFATLTPYVVQRFGDSV